In one window of candidate division KSB1 bacterium DNA:
- the wecB gene encoding UDP-N-acetylglucosamine 2-epimerase (non-hydrolyzing), giving the protein MKIKIANVVGARPNFMKIAPLVDEMRKYEEIDAILVHTGQHYDQTMSKLFFDDLGLPKPDIYLGVGSGGHGAQTGKIMIEFERVLQESKPDVVVVVGDVNSTIACGLVAVKMGIRLAHVEAGLRSYDRTMPEEINRVLTDQISDYLFITERQAFRNLQREGIDQEKIFFTGNVMIDSLLKHRERAEQSPIMQALDVTPKRYGLVTLHRPSNVDRHENLAKILEALITVQQQLPLIFPVHPRTRKMLQAFGLEEKIQAAANLKLTAPLGYLDFLKLMAHAKFVLTDSGGIQEETTVLGVPCITLRENTERPITVEAGTNIVIGNSASRIVEESNRILAGHGKKGGLPELWDGHAAERIVRILLEKESLKSK; this is encoded by the coding sequence ATGAAAATAAAAATCGCCAACGTCGTCGGCGCGCGGCCGAATTTCATGAAAATCGCGCCGCTGGTTGATGAGATGAGAAAATACGAAGAAATCGATGCGATTTTGGTGCACACCGGCCAGCATTACGATCAGACGATGTCAAAATTGTTTTTCGATGATCTCGGGCTGCCGAAACCGGATATTTATCTCGGCGTCGGCTCCGGCGGCCACGGCGCGCAGACCGGCAAGATCATGATTGAATTCGAGCGCGTGCTGCAAGAGAGCAAACCGGACGTCGTCGTTGTGGTCGGCGACGTCAACTCGACGATTGCCTGCGGGTTGGTCGCCGTTAAAATGGGGATCCGCTTGGCGCATGTCGAAGCCGGTCTGCGCTCGTATGACCGCACCATGCCGGAGGAAATCAACCGTGTGCTCACTGATCAAATTTCGGATTATCTTTTCATCACCGAGCGCCAGGCGTTCCGCAATTTGCAGCGCGAGGGCATCGATCAGGAAAAAATTTTTTTCACCGGCAATGTGATGATCGACTCGCTGTTGAAGCATCGTGAGCGCGCCGAACAGTCGCCGATCATGCAAGCACTCGACGTGACGCCGAAGCGCTACGGGTTGGTGACGTTGCACCGACCCAGCAACGTGGACCGGCACGAGAATTTGGCCAAAATTCTCGAAGCGTTGATCACGGTGCAACAGCAATTGCCGCTGATTTTTCCGGTGCATCCGCGCACGCGCAAAATGCTGCAAGCTTTCGGTTTGGAAGAAAAAATTCAAGCCGCCGCCAATCTCAAGCTCACCGCCCCGCTCGGCTATCTCGATTTTCTCAAATTGATGGCGCATGCGAAATTCGTTTTGACTGACAGCGGCGGCATTCAGGAGGAAACCACTGTGCTGGGGGTGCCTTGCATCACGCTGCGTGAAAACACCGAGCGTCCGATCACTGTGGAAGCCGGCACGAATATCGTGATCGGCAATTCCGCCAGCCGGATTGTCGAAGAAAGCAATCGCATTCTCGCCGGCCACGGCAAAAAAGGCGGGCTGCCGGAATTGTGGGACGGCCACGCCG